From the Deinococcus gobiensis I-0 genome, the window GCAGGGCCTCGTCGGCGTCCGGGCGGCGGGCCAGGGCGGCGCGCACGTCGGGATCGGCGTCGTTCTCGGCGCGTTCCAGCCAGCGGGGCGGCACCCGCCAGGCCTGGAGGGCGGCGGCGCGCACATGTGGCTGCTCGTGCCCCGCCAGCCAGTCGCGGACGTTGCCCGGCAGGTCCAGCCGCCGCGCCAGGGTCGCCAGCACGTCGGGGTCGGCGTCGGTCGCCAGGGTCAGCAGGCAGTCCAGGGGCAGGTCCAGCCGCCGCGCCACGCCCGCGCGCACCATGCCGTGTGCGTCGGCCACCAGGGTCCGCAGGACGTCGCCGGGCAGGTCCTCGCGGGCGGCCACCGCCTTGCGCACGTCGTAATCGTCGTCGTCGGCGAGCTGGCGCAGCAGGGGCTCGGGCAGTTGCGCCCGCTTGGCGACGGCCTCACGCACCTGCCAGCCCGCGTCCTGCGCGAGGGTGGCGACGCGCCCCCCGGGCAGCTCCGGCACGGCGGCCAGCGCGGCGCGCACGTCGTAGTTCTCGTGGCGCAGCGCGCCGTCGAGCACCCAGCCGGGCACACCGGGCAGCCCGAGCAGCGCCGTCATGCCCTCGGAGGGAAACAGGTTCAGGAAGCCGGGGCGGGCCAGCCGCAGCAGCGGCACGCCGGGGTTGCCCAGCACCTCGCGCGGGAAGGCGGCGGCCAGCAGGCCCAGCACCTCGGGCGGCGTGTTGGGGTGGGCGGCCACGCGGGCGCGCACCCGGGCGTCGGGGTGCGCGCTCAGGCCGGAGAGCAGCTCGGCCGTGGCGCGCGGGGCCGAGGCCGCCTCCAGCGCGCCTTCCAGCCCCAGCGCCGTGAGGCTGCGCGGATCGAGTTCCGAAAACGTCATGGGGGAGATGATAGGGGGAGGCGGGAGGGGGCACGGCAAAAACCCCCGGCGCTGTGCCGGGGGCCTGTGCTGCGGCGCTGTGCGTCCGCCTTACGCCTTCGCGGGCGCGCCGCCGTTCTTGCGGCGGGCGCGGGCCTCCTCGAAGTACACGACGATGGGCGCGACGATGTAGATGCTGCTGTAGGTGCCGACCAGGATGCCGATGAGCAGCACGAGGCTGAAGTCGCGCAGCACCGGGCCGCCGAAGATCAGCAGGCTGAGCAGCGGCAGCATGGTGCACACGCTGGTCATGACCGTGCGCGACAGCGTCTGGTTGATGGACGTGTTCACGATCTCGCGGTAGCTCTTGCCGCGCATCTCGCGCAGGTTCTCGCGGATGCGGTCCGAGACGATGATCGAGTCGTTGAGCGAATACCCGATGAGGGTCAGCAGGGCCGCGACCGAGGCGATGGTGAATTCCAGCCCCAGCAGCGAGTAGAGCCCCATGACGATCGCCACGTCGTGCAGCACCGCCACGATGCTGCCCAGACCCATGATGAAGTCGAAGCGGAAGCCCACGTAGATCAGGATCAGCGCGAGGCCCAGGATCACGGCGCGCGTCGTCTGGGTGGTGAGTTCCTGGCCGACCGTCGGGCCGACCGTCTCGGTGGCCTGGACCTGCCCGCCGGGCAGCTTGGCGATGGCCGTGCCCAGCGTCTGGGCCTGCGCCGCCGTCAGTTCGGGCACCTTCACGGTGTACTGCGCGCCGCTCTGGCCCGGCGTCACGTCGCGCTGGATGGCCGCGCTCTGGGCCGTCACCTCGGGCACGCCCGCGCCCGCGACCGCCGCGCGCACCTGCTCGGTGGTGGTCGCCGCCGCCGTCTTGACGGTCAGGGTGGTGCCGGAGGTGAAGTCCACGCCGTAGTCCAGGCCCCGCACGGCGAGCATCGCGCCGCCGGCGATGGCGATGAGCACGCTGATCGTCGTGATGATCGGCGCGGGCTTGATGAAGTCGATGTGGGTGTTCGAGATGCGCCTCGGGGCGTTCAGGCCGGGGCGGCGCTCCGAGAGCCACTGGAGGAACCACTTGGCGAACACGAGGTTCGAGAAGGTCGAGGCGACCACGCCGATCATCAGCGTCAGCGCGAAGCCCTTGACCGGGCCGGTCGAGTAGTTGTAGAGCGCCAGCGCCGAGAGCAGGTGCGAGGCGTTCACGTCGAGGATGGCGGCGGTCGAGTGCTCGTAGCCCGCCTCGATGGACTTCTTGATGCCCCGGCCGCGCGCGAGTTCTTCCTTGATGCGCTCGAAGGAGATCACGTTGCCGTCCACGGCCGCGCCGATGGTCAGCACGAGGCCCGCGATGCCCGGCAGGGTCATGGTGGCCCCGAAGCCGCCCAGCAGGCCCAGGATCACGATGCTGGAAAACAGCAGGCCCAGCGCGCCGACCAGACCCAGCCAGAAGCCGTAGTACAGGAACAGCATGCCGAACACGAGCAGGATGCCCACGACGGCGGCGATGGCGCCGCTGCGGATGGCGTCGGCCCCCAGCGTCGGCCCGATGGCGCGCTCGGCCTCGGTCTTGATCTTGATGGGCAGGGCGCCCGACTGCAGCACCAGCGCGAGCTGGCTGGCCTCGGCGGCCGAGAAGCTGCCGCTGATCTGGATGTCGCGGAACAGGCGCTGGTTGATGGTCGCCACCGACTGGATCTGGTCGTCGAGGACGACGGCCATCAGGCGGCCCACGTTCTTGCCGGTGAAGTCCCCGAAGGTGGTGGCCCCCGCCGGGGTGGTCTGGAAGTTCACGACCCACTGCCCGGTCTGCGGGTTGGTGCCCGAGGTGGCCGTCGAGACGACCTCACCCGTGGCCTGCACCGGGCCGAGCTGCGCGAGCGTGTAGCCGCTGCTGCGCGGATTGCTGGCCTGGAGGGCCGGATCGGGCTGCGCGCCCGTGTTCACGATGCGGAATTCCAGGCGGGCGGTGCGCTGGATGATCTCGCGGGCGCGCTGCTGCACGGCCGGGGTCGCGCCGGGAATCTCGACGACCACGCGCCGCCCGCCCGTGACGTTCACGGTGGGTTCGGCCACGCCGAGCGCGTTGATGCGGTTTTCGATGACGGTCTTGACGCGGTCGAGTTCCTCGCGGGTGGCGGTGCCGCTCTCGGGCGCCAGCTCGATGCGCAGGCCGCCCTTGAGGTCCAGGCCCAGCGTCATGAACTGGTACTGGTCGTTCCAGAGGGTCCAGGGAGCATTGCGGTGTTCCCAGGGCCGCCAGATGTAGAGCATGCTGGCGATTAGGGTGATGAGCAGCAGCAGGCCGGTCCAGCGGTTGGCCTTGCCGGTGGTCGTCGCCGCGCGCCGGGGGGGTGGGCGGCGGCCGGTGTTGCGGTTGCGGTTGTTGCCGTAGGTCACGGAAAAAAGCTCCTTGAGAAAAATACGGAAAGGGAAAGGACGGACGCGGCGCGCCGGCGCTAGCCGCCGTCGGTCTGCTGGCGGCCCAGGGCCAGCAGGTCGGGCTTGCGGGCGGGGCCAGCCCGGCAGGCGCACAGGACCACGGACCCCTGGGTGCGGCGCGCGACCAGCGGAACGTCGGGAGGGGCGCCGGCCAGCAGGGGGGCCGGGGCGGGGGGCAGCGGCGCGGGCCGCAGCTCCGGCAGGGCCGGGGCCGCCGCGCCGGCGGTGGGCCGGGGCCCGGGGTCGTGCGTGGGGGGATGGCTGCCCAGCAGCACCGCGAGCAGCGAGAGCAGGGTCAGCGCGCCGGGCAGCGCCGCGAGCCGCGCCTGCCAGGCCGGCGGGCAGCGTGACCACAGCCTCCCGCCGGACAGGCGGGGGAAGCGCGCGGGCACCGGACGTTCTCTCAAAGCGCCCCAGCATAGCAAACGGTTGATGAAGCCCCGCTGACCACAGCAGGCCGGAAACAGGTCCGGAACCGGGCGTCCGGAGCGTCCTTTGTGACGCCCGGCGCCGTCCAGAGGGCGACCTACGCTATACTGCCTTCAGAATTCCTCGGAGGAGGGTGGGTGCAGTACCCACCCTTTTTCGTGGAGGAGGTGGTGAAGTGGCCAGTCTGCCCTCAGGCCCGGCCCAGACAATATGAATAACAACCCAGCGCACAACGGTCAGGACACAACCCAACCGACTCCGGCGGACACCGGAGACTCCAGGCTGCACGCCCTGGCGCAGCAGGCCGTCGCCCCGATGGGGCTGGAGGTGCTGGAAGTGCAGCGCCAGACGGCCGGGCGCGAGCTGATCGTGCTCGTGCGGATCGACCGGCTCGACGAGCAGCCCGTGACGATGGAGGACCTCACGAAGGCCAGCCGCGCCGCCGAGGCCGAGTTCGACCGCGTGGACCCCATCGAGGGCGAATACCGCCTGGAATTCGAGTCGCCCGGCGGCAAGCGCCCGCTGCTGCGCGGCCGGCATTTCGAGCGCATGCTCGGGCTGCGTGCCCGCGTACGCGGCGAGGGCCACAGCTTCACTGCGCCCATCCGCGCCGTAGACGGCGATCAGGTGACTTTCGAGGTCAACGGCGAACTCGTGACGGTCACGGCCGGGCGCGTGCAGGCCAACCTCGCGGAGTTCCCCGACCGCCACAGGTAAACCGGCTGCCGGGGCGGAAAGGCGGCCGTTGCCTGGCCCTCCCGGCCCGCACGCTCCCGAGCAGCCCACAATTTCATAAGGAACGAGACCATGACCCAGCCCGAAATCAATTTCGCGGACGCCCTGAAGGAAGTCGCCCAGGCCCGCAACATCAACGAAATGCAGCTCATCGAGGCCTTCGAGCAGTCGCTCGCGCAGGCCTACACCCGCAACGTCGAACCCGACAAGCGCATCGAGGTGCACCTCGACCCCAACTCCGGCGAACTCGAAGTGCTCGTCGTGCGTGAGGTCGTCGAGAAGGTCGAGGACGAGCACATGCAGATCTCGCTGGCCGACGCCCTCGAACTCGACCCCGGCGTCGAGATCGGCATGGAGATGGAGTTCCCGGTGGACCGCGAGAAGTTCTCGCGCATCGCCCTCCAGGCCGCCAAGCAGACCCTGACCCAGAAGATGCGCGAAACCGAGCGCAACGTGGTCTTCAACGAGTACAAGGATCGCGAGGGCCAGGTGCTCACGGCGCAGGTCGTCCGGAGCGACAACAAGGGCAACTGGTTCGTCGAGCTGGGCGCGGGCGAGGCGATCCTGCCCCCCCGCGAGCAGATTCCCGGCGAGAAGCTGACCCCCGGCAGCCGCGTCAAGATCTACCTCAAGGAAGTGCGCAAGACCCCCAAGGGCCCGACCATCCTGGCGAGCCGCGCCGACGAGCGCCTGCTCGACTACCTGCTGCGCCAGGAAATCCCCGAAGTCGCCAACGGCATCGTGGAGATCAAGGCGATCGCCCGCGAGGCCGGGCAGCGCTCGAAGGTCGCGGTGTTCTCGCACAACTCGAACGTGGACCCCATCGGCGCGTGCATCGGGCACCGTGGCAACCGCATCCAGGCCGTGACCGGCGAGCTGGGCCGCGAGCGCGTGGACGTGATCTTGTGGGACGCCAATCCCCGCGAGTTCATCCGCAACGCGCTTTCGCCCGCCAAGGTGGGCCTGATCGAGGTGGGCAGCGAGGGCCGCGAGGCCAGCGTGACCGTGACGCCCGACCAGCTCTCGCTGGCGATCGGCAAGGGTGGCCAGAACGTGCGCCTCGCCGCCAAGCTGACCCGTGTCAAGATCGATCTGCGCGAGACCGCTGCCATCAGCGACCTCGACGCCGCGATGCAGCAGGCCATGCAGGACGGCGTCGCCGCGCCCGAGAACAGCGCCGCGCAGTCGGCCTTCGACGCGCTGTTCAAGGAAAGCAAGTCGGTGGCGACGGCCAGCCCGGACGACCTGCGGGAGTAAGTCTTGAGCCTACCCGCGTTTTCTCCCTTCCCGGCGTCTGCCCGGCCCGTGCCCGAACGGCACGTCCCGGAACGGACCTGCGCCGCGTGCCGCCGCAAGCGGCCCCAGTCCGAATTCGTGCGCCTGACGCGCACGCCTGCGGGCTGGCAGTTCCTCGCGGGGCGGCGGCAGGGACGCGGAGCCTACCTGTGCGCCGACTCGCCCGCGTGCTGGCAGGAGAAAAAACTCCGCCGGGCCTTCGGGGCACAGGCCACGCGGCTGAGCGCCGAACTGAGCCGGGCCGGCCAGACCTCCTCTCCCCAGTCCCCGGCGCCTCAGCTTCTGACGGCCCCCCCGCAGGACGCGGTTTCTTCCGACTCCTGAAATCTGGAATTCTCCCGAGCAGTTCCCGGCCGGTCCGCGCCTTTTCCGGGCGTACCTGCCCGTCTCACCGGAGGTGAGCATGTCGAAAGTCCGAATTTACACCCTCGCCAAAGACCTTGGCGTAGACAACAACAAAATGCTGGAAATGCTGGACGGTCTGGGCGTCTCCTACAAGAGTGTGAGCAGCACCATCGAGGAAGACACCGTCGAACTCATCAAGCAGCTGCTGGCCGAGGAAGCCGAATCGGCGCCCGCCGCGCCGGCCCAGACCGCCGACGCTGCGCAGGCGGCGCCCCAGGCGGCTCCGGCCCCGGCCGACGCGCCCACGCCCAGCCCGGCTCCCGAGGCGGCCACGACTGCCGAGGACACCGGCGCGCCCCACCGCGCGCCCGTCGTGACGATCATGGGTCACGTCGACCACGGCAAGACCTCGCTGCTCGACTACATCCGCAAGACGCGGGTGGCGGCCAAGGAAGCGGGCGGCATCACCCAGCACGTCGGGGCCTTCGAAGCCCAGACGAGCAAGGGCAAGATCGTGTTCATCGACACGCCCGGCCACGAGGCCTTCACGACCATCCGTGCGCGCGGCGCCAACGTGGCCGACATCGCCATCATCGTGATCGCGGCCGACGACAGCCTGATGCCCCAGACGCGCGAGGCCATCGCCCACGCGCAGGCGGCCAAGGTGCCCATGATCGTGGCGATCAACAAGGTGGACCTGCCGCAGGCCGACCCCGAGCGCGTCAAGACCGACCTCACGCAGCTCAACCTCGTGCCCGAAGAGTACGGCGGCGACCTCGTGGTCGTCCCGGTGAGCGCCAAGACCGGCGAGGGCGTCGAGGACCTGCTGGAGTACATCAGCCTGACCGCCGAACTCGAGGACCTGCGCGCCGATCCCAAGGGCACCTTCTCGGGGGTCGTCATCGAGGGCCGCGTGGACAAGCAGGCGGGCGTGCTCGCCACCGTGATGGTGCAGGAAGGCACGCTGCACGTCGGCGACTTCCTGGTCGTGGGCGAGGGCTACGGCAAGATCAAGGCGATGACCGACAGCGCGGGCGGACGCATCAAGGAAGCCGGCCCCAGCACCCCGGTGCAGATCCTGGGCTTCTCGGAGGTGCCGGCCAGCGGCGAGCAGGTCCAGAGCGCCAAGAACGAGCACGCCGCGCGTGAAGTCATCGCCGGGCGTGCCCAGACCCGCCGCGACACCGAGGCCGCGCGCGAGCGCCGCAAGCTGACCCTGGAAGACATGATGGGGCCGCTGGGCACCGTGCGGACCGTCAACCTGATCCTGCGCGCCGACACGCAGGGCAGCGTCGAGGCGATCCAGGGCATCCTGGCGCGCAAGGAAACCGACGACGTGAAGCTCAACGTGATGCTCGCCGGCATCGGCGCGCCCACCGAGGGCGACGTGCTGCTCGCCAGCACCGCCGAGGCGACCATTCTGTGCTTCAGCGTGACGGCCCCCGGCAGCGTGACCAAGATCGCCGACAACAAGGGCATCGACATCAAGAGCTTCCGGATCATCTACGAACTGATCGACGAGGTGGACCGCCTCATCAAGGGCAACATCGAGCCGGTCTTCGAGGAGAAGTACCTGGGCCGCGCCGAGGTCCGTATGGTCATCCGGCACCCCAAGAACGGCAACATCGCCGGGTCGTACATCACCGACGGGTCGTTCAAGCGCAACGCCAAGGCCAAGGTCACGCGTGGCAAGCAGGTCGTGTACGAGGGCACCATCGTGGGCCTCAAGCGCTTCAAGGACGATGTCCGCGAAGTGCAGACCGGCTACGAATGCGGGATCAACCTCGACTGGAACGACGTGATGGAAGGCGACATCATCGAGGCCAGCGAGATGGTCGAAGTGGCGCAGGCCTAAAGCACCCAGCGGTAGGGGGGCGGCTTTCCCGGCAGGGGAGGGCCGCCCCCTTCCTTTGGCCTCAGCGGTTGAAGGGCTGCTCGTTCACCCACCGGAAGCCCCGGTCACGCAGCAGCGTGGCGTCGGCGGCGGGGCGCAGGGTCAGGGTCTCGCTGCCGTCCTCCAGCGTCAGGGCGCCGTCCCGGCTACGGGAATGGAACAGCCGGTCGAGGGCGCCGAAGTGCAGGGTCAGGGTCCGGGCTGCCCGGTCGGACGTGTACCAGCCGCGCAGGCGGGTGCCGTCGCTGCGCAGGAGGGCGACCCTGCCCCAGGGCGGACTGCCCGTCTCCTCGGCGGCAAAGAGCTGCTCGCCCAGCGCCAGCCGGACCCAGGCGGCGCTGCCGGGCGCAGAGGTCTGGACCTCGTAGACCCCGGCGAGGTCGCTGTGACCGACCGGACTGCTCGCGTGCGCGCTGAGGGCAGTCAGTCCGGCGGGCAGCAGCGCGACGGCCAGGACGGCGAGGGCCAGGAAAGCGAGCCTGGCCCGTCCCCTGCCCGCCGGGTAGACCTGGGGCGGCACCGGCCGGTTGGTGACGAACAGCCACAGCCGGGGCCAGAAGGGCGCGAGCAGCAGCAGGCAGTACAGCAGCAGGTGGGCGCTGAACAGCTTGACCGGCACGTCGAAACTCAGGTTGAGCAGGAAGACGTAGGCCATGATGCCCGCGCCCAGCAGGGCACCGAACAGGCTGGTGCGCCGCGAGAGCAGCAGCAGCCCGGCCACGACCTCGGCCAGCCCCCCGGCCCGCTCGTACAGTGCCGAGAAGCCCACGCTGCGCCACAACAGCCCCATCGGGCTCATCTCGCCCAGCGGGGTGAGCAGGTCGGGAAAGTCGGGTGCCGGCATCTGCACGAGCAGCAGCTTGCTCCAGCCGTAGAGCAGCAGAGTATAGGCCACCCAGAAGCGCAGCGCGGTGTGGGCCGGCCAGCCCAGGCGCGGGGTCCAGTCGCGGCGGCCCTCGGCCGCACTCCAGATCAGGGTGCCCAGCCCGGCCGCGACGAGATACAAGCCGGCCAGAACGTACTGGCGCAGGGTATCGCCGCTGCCGGTCGGTACAGGGACCGGCAGCGGCTGCCCCAGAAGGCGCGGCGTGATCCAGTCGGCCAGCACGTCCCAGGGCAGGAACAGCCCGCCACTCAGGTCCAGCAGGGCGTACAGCAGCAGGAACCGGAAGGCGACCTTGCGGCCGGAAGACCATGCCGGAAAAGCCAGGGGGGACATGCCGGTTATTGTCCGGCGTGGCCCTCAGGCGGGCTGCCCCATGTGAGCGGGCGCGGCCAGGCCTACCGCTGAACGTCGATCATGATGCGCCCTTCTTGCAGGTAGGCCCGCTCGGTGCGCTCGCTGCCCTCCATGCGGCGCATGTTGCTGCTGCCCTCGGGCGCGCGCGCGACGGCGTCCCCGATCCGCAGCTGCGCGCTGGCGATGGGCCGCGCCCACACGATGGCGTCCTCGCGCCCGCCGTAGCCCGCGTGGACGACGCCGCGCAGCGCCCCCGTGACGATCACGTCGCCGGCCGCGATCAGCTCGGCGCCGGGGTTTACGTCCCCCAGCACGACCACGCTGCCGCCGTATTCCCCCCGGAAGCCCGCGCGGATGCTGTGCGGCAAGATCACCGTCTGGGTGTCGGGTGGGGTCTGCGGTTCGGGGGCGGTTTCCAGCTCAGGCAGGGGCAGGCCCGGGGCGGCCACGGTCACGCGCGGGGCCCGCACCCGCCCCGGTGTGCCGCCCGCCGCCCGCACGGCGTCCAGCGCGGCTTCCAGCGCGCCGGGGTGCGTGTCCCCCTGGATTTCGAGGGTGACGCTGGTGGTCAGCATTTCGGCCCGTGACGCCAGGGCGTGGGCGACACTTTCGGGCGTGTCTCCAGGTTCGAGAAGCAGATTGAGACCGCCCAGCGTGCCGCGCAACTTCATGAAGCCCAGTGTAATACGGCCCCGGGCTTTTTCCCGCGCCGCACGGACCCGCGCGGGCACGGCTCCGCAGGCCCATACTAACCAAAGTCTCAGAGAAGTGGCCCCTGGCCCGCCGGATGATGTAAAGTGTGGCCTATGCCTTTGGAGGAGAAGA encodes:
- the secD gene encoding protein translocase subunit SecD is translated as MTYGNNRNRNTGRRPPPRRAATTTGKANRWTGLLLLITLIASMLYIWRPWEHRNAPWTLWNDQYQFMTLGLDLKGGLRIELAPESGTATREELDRVKTVIENRINALGVAEPTVNVTGGRRVVVEIPGATPAVQQRAREIIQRTARLEFRIVNTGAQPDPALQASNPRSSGYTLAQLGPVQATGEVVSTATSGTNPQTGQWVVNFQTTPAGATTFGDFTGKNVGRLMAVVLDDQIQSVATINQRLFRDIQISGSFSAAEASQLALVLQSGALPIKIKTEAERAIGPTLGADAIRSGAIAAVVGILLVFGMLFLYYGFWLGLVGALGLLFSSIVILGLLGGFGATMTLPGIAGLVLTIGAAVDGNVISFERIKEELARGRGIKKSIEAGYEHSTAAILDVNASHLLSALALYNYSTGPVKGFALTLMIGVVASTFSNLVFAKWFLQWLSERRPGLNAPRRISNTHIDFIKPAPIITTISVLIAIAGGAMLAVRGLDYGVDFTSGTTLTVKTAAATTTEQVRAAVAGAGVPEVTAQSAAIQRDVTPGQSGAQYTVKVPELTAAQAQTLGTAIAKLPGGQVQATETVGPTVGQELTTQTTRAVILGLALILIYVGFRFDFIMGLGSIVAVLHDVAIVMGLYSLLGLEFTIASVAALLTLIGYSLNDSIIVSDRIRENLREMRGKSYREIVNTSINQTLSRTVMTSVCTMLPLLSLLIFGGPVLRDFSLVLLIGILVGTYSSIYIVAPIVVYFEEARARRKNGGAPAKA
- the infB gene encoding translation initiation factor IF-2 translates to MSKVRIYTLAKDLGVDNNKMLEMLDGLGVSYKSVSSTIEEDTVELIKQLLAEEAESAPAAPAQTADAAQAAPQAAPAPADAPTPSPAPEAATTAEDTGAPHRAPVVTIMGHVDHGKTSLLDYIRKTRVAAKEAGGITQHVGAFEAQTSKGKIVFIDTPGHEAFTTIRARGANVADIAIIVIAADDSLMPQTREAIAHAQAAKVPMIVAINKVDLPQADPERVKTDLTQLNLVPEEYGGDLVVVPVSAKTGEGVEDLLEYISLTAELEDLRADPKGTFSGVVIEGRVDKQAGVLATVMVQEGTLHVGDFLVVGEGYGKIKAMTDSAGGRIKEAGPSTPVQILGFSEVPASGEQVQSAKNEHAAREVIAGRAQTRRDTEAARERRKLTLEDMMGPLGTVRTVNLILRADTQGSVEAIQGILARKETDDVKLNVMLAGIGAPTEGDVLLASTAEATILCFSVTAPGSVTKIADNKGIDIKSFRIIYELIDEVDRLIKGNIEPVFEEKYLGRAEVRMVIRHPKNGNIAGSYITDGSFKRNAKAKVTRGKQVVYEGTIVGLKRFKDDVREVQTGYECGINLDWNDVMEGDIIEASEMVEVAQA
- a CDS encoding YlxR family protein → MPERHVPERTCAACRRKRPQSEFVRLTRTPAGWQFLAGRRQGRGAYLCADSPACWQEKKLRRAFGAQATRLSAELSRAGQTSSPQSPAPQLLTAPPQDAVSSDS
- the rimP gene encoding ribosome maturation factor RimP, yielding MGLEVLEVQRQTAGRELIVLVRIDRLDEQPVTMEDLTKASRAAEAEFDRVDPIEGEYRLEFESPGGKRPLLRGRHFERMLGLRARVRGEGHSFTAPIRAVDGDQVTFEVNGELVTVTAGRVQANLAEFPDRHR
- the nusA gene encoding transcription termination factor NusA, encoding MTQPEINFADALKEVAQARNINEMQLIEAFEQSLAQAYTRNVEPDKRIEVHLDPNSGELEVLVVREVVEKVEDEHMQISLADALELDPGVEIGMEMEFPVDREKFSRIALQAAKQTLTQKMRETERNVVFNEYKDREGQVLTAQVVRSDNKGNWFVELGAGEAILPPREQIPGEKLTPGSRVKIYLKEVRKTPKGPTILASRADERLLDYLLRQEIPEVANGIVEIKAIAREAGQRSKVAVFSHNSNVDPIGACIGHRGNRIQAVTGELGRERVDVILWDANPREFIRNALSPAKVGLIEVGSEGREASVTVTPDQLSLAIGKGGQNVRLAAKLTRVKIDLRETAAISDLDAAMQQAMQDGVAAPENSAAQSAFDALFKESKSVATASPDDLRE
- a CDS encoding septum site-determining protein MinC; this encodes MKLRGTLGGLNLLLEPGDTPESVAHALASRAEMLTTSVTLEIQGDTHPGALEAALDAVRAAGGTPGRVRAPRVTVAAPGLPLPELETAPEPQTPPDTQTVILPHSIRAGFRGEYGGSVVVLGDVNPGAELIAAGDVIVTGALRGVVHAGYGGREDAIVWARPIASAQLRIGDAVARAPEGSSNMRRMEGSERTERAYLQEGRIMIDVQR